Within the Mixophyes fleayi isolate aMixFle1 chromosome 5, aMixFle1.hap1, whole genome shotgun sequence genome, the region gcagggtggggtttcagaaaccccccctgcgtgcgccactgagtccAGAACGGTACAGTGAGAACAGCAGCAGAACCATTTATATATGGAAATCTCTGGAGGAGAGCGATCTGGGGTACTAGTACAGTCACATTTCTTTTTAGACATAAACGCACTAGTTCACAGACATGAGCTTATATGCAGCTACATCTGTCACAACATTTTACACACGCAGCCTGAAGCAGTCACATTTCTTATCTGATATAACCAAGCTGTCCATTTTCTCCTGCAGGCCTGTTTTCTGCCTCTGTGCATAGGAGATCTATGGATGCATGCGACTGCAAGCTTAACGTGCCCAGCTAACAATCCAGAAAGCATCAATTTAGCGAACAGCATTTCTCCTCCCCTCAATTACTGTGAATGTAGAACACTATCAAGATTTGATACTGAACCATCTACAGGGAAATATCGTCTTTCCTGAATTTTCAATAAGATGTAATCCCTAAGAaggaaaggatttctaaggtgAGGGCCCAGATCAATTTCGAACAAAAATTGTATATAGTAGAAATGTACAGCGAATCTTCAAGGGTTTAATTAAAACAACCAATACTTTGCTACATGGCTCATAAAGGAAGCCCAGAGTGTGTGGGTTATGGCAAGCTAAGACTTCACATCAGGAATGAAGTCACTGGAGGCACAGCCAGACTGACCTACAGTGACAgagaagtaaaagaaaaaaacagctatGAAAACACTGTTGATGTTATTTTCATATTCTGCTGATATGCCTTTGgaaaaaaatgaacttcaatgaAATTCCCATATTTCACAGAGGATGTGACCTTTACTATGTTGTGATAAAATTAAACTAGGAAAGTGATGACTATGTGTCCCTTTAAATGTcaaatgtggatgttacttttttttattgcaatagaACCTGTAGTGCTCTCCACAAGATTAAGTTGTCAAAGAAAATGATCTGTGTATCTGTGCGAATTTCATCTTGTTGCACGGACTATTGCAATATgctatatgtaatatttatagCGGTAGTACATGTAAGTGGTGATTTTACGCTCTCCTCTAAGCAAGCATAGTAATGCAGAGACTCCCCAGGCACAATGCTGCTTCCAATTTACTTTCGTTCAGACTCTTCATTTTATGGGGCACTGAAAatttcaaaataataaattaagccCTTTATATTCTCCAGGTCACAACTCATTAAAGCAAAAGTCCAGGGAAACAAAGGCACATGAAGGCATTATGGTGTCTACAGCTCTGTAACCCGTTCAATGCCAGGGGGTGGGGGCACATGCCTATTACAAGATTGATAAGTGAATGTGGAATAGAAGAACTTGCATGCACAGGAATCTGTTTTCTGATTAATTCATTGTGTGCCATGGACTTACATTATGTGCATTGGGATCCTTATCAATATCACATTATGCCAACAGTTCATTGTAATCATAATAAATGGGGAAATGTTACAGTCTCTCTGACAGTATTACCTAAATCCACATTGCGCATGATCTTTTCTATGTACATGCCACCATCTAGAGATGCATGAAATTGCGGAGAAATCTCATGCACATAGATGCAAATACAGTTTTGTAGAGGTGCATAGTTCCATCAAACCTGAGCGGCAGCAGCTAGCGGCTTCCGACCTGTGAAGCTGCCGGTTGATGCTCATCCAAGTCAAAGATGAACTGAGACTGTGGTgctggctatgatgtcacagtccaGAATTACACTCAGAGTCTGACAGGAGCAGGGGATGCAGCCCCCTCCCCCGTGCCAATATTTAAAACAGGGGGATAGAGGCACAGCGTACAATGAAGGAGAGGTAAGTGACCAAAGCGAGGGGAGAGCCTAAGGCACCCATCGTCCTTCCTCTGGCCCTGCATGTGTGTATACAAGGTATCTCCTTGCTCGGTACACCTGGTACATCTTCTCCCCAGACAAGAGGGTCTGGGGAGAAGATAGACTATTATGTGACAGAGATAAAAACTATTTTAGGGCAAGGTTAACTGTTGGTAAGAACTTTGTAAGAGCTAAGCAACACCCTGCAGCTCGAACATACATTTAAATGcacatgtaaaagaaaatatgtagGGATAGCGAACCATTACATACTAACACTCCCCTcctaaatgtatcaaatagttcAACAACTGAATCTATAGAATCAGGCAATGAATTCAGGTAGAACATCTTGCTAGAATTCTAGAATTATCTTTGCTGTCAAAATAATCAGCGCAGTAGCTCCCACTTTAAGAAACATGTCCTCATATAGTCATATCTGGGAAAGACAACGTATCTAGTGCTGTAGTATTCATATGTTCCATTTGGGGGGGGGCGGTAATTTCACTTTCTTTTCCTTTAAAGGAGGATGACTCAGCGTGCTTTGCTGCAGTTGGCCCAATTCTATTCACTGagccttttctttgtttttctcaataaaatatatataaaaatctgtccaatatatgaaatattttgtatttaagcTAGCAACACACTGCAATAGTGCTGGACAACTGGTTTATTACTGCAATGTAATGCCCCCAAATGAAACGGATAgaaatcctgtgtgtgtgtgtgtgtgtgtgggtgtcccAATCCCATAAGACCCCAGTATTTGGCATCAGAGATCCAAGAGCTCATCCCGATACAAGTggatgtggccaaattggacagtgATCTTACCACTCTACTTCTGTGTGGCCACATTAACATAAAATGATGGAGCGATAACACTGACGTATCATGTAACTCCACTAAGCCGGGGTTATAGTGACACTCGCACTGCTGTGTACAATATCATATATTCATGGTCGTAATCAACCTTTTAATGCTGCCATATGTTGGGACCACACTGCGATTCAGACTTTGCATAGCTAGCTCAACCCATGTGTTCACAATGGAGGTGGGGGGTACGGGGGAGAGGTATTGTGGTTTTCCAAAGAAGGCCAATACAAACAATGTGTCCTTTCCGGCTACTGTATGACAACCACATAGGATTTGAATACCCAGAACACCATGTGCCCCACTGGAGGAATCCCTGGCCATTTTCAGCGTTAACCCACGGAAGCCAATGCCTCTCCTCCCTCTCTTGCTGGTCttgtttatttacaaactgcTGCAATAAAATGTGGCAATTAATAAGAATATCACAGATTTACATAATGGAAAAATAACTACCTCATCAGATTGAGAAGGGCTGATCCGGGGCATTGGAGAAACTTGTGGTGTTTTCAGCTGGGTTGTGCTATTTTCCGATGCAAGTTCTCTGTGGATTGTCTGAATGTGGTTTTGGAGTTCATTTTCTGATTCAAATTTAACATTGCAACTAGAGCATCGGGTCTTCATCATGGAGGCCTTATTTTTACCTTCTACACAGGGTAGACTATCAGTTTGACCTAGAATAGGTCTGCTAGTGCTTAAAACCATGTTGGCAGTTGGGCTGGCACTTTTGCTAAGGTTAACACAGATAGCACATAGACCATAGGGTAAACCATTAATATCAAGCTTCACCAGGTCCTGCTTAGAGCGAAACTCTTTCAGACAAGAAGCACACTTGAACAACTTCTGTAAGTTCTGTGCACGCCCAGTGGACTGAATTGCAGACCCATTTCCAGTCTTCTGCATGTGAAATGTGCCATGAATCTTAAGCTCCAGAGTTGAGGTCACTGTCTGCATGCATACCACACAGCGAAACCCTGTCAGAGAGTTCCTTAGATCTGGGTGCAGCTGACAGTGCTCTAAGAAATCCTCCTCACTGTGTAGAGGTAGTTTACAAATTCTGCAGTTCCCAGTGTCCAGACTCTTactgtgtgtgactttgtgttcTGTAAGAGTCAATAAGGATGGGAAGCGTTCCCCACATATAGGGCACATATAATGCTTTACTGGCCCCAAATGCGTCTGCATGTGCTCTCTCAGACCACTTTCAGAAAAAAACGTACGGGAGCAAACATTGCACTTATAATTCCCCTTAATTAACTCAGCTTTTTTCTTGACAATTGCACTATCTCCAGGTCTGATATTGTGATCTCGAAGCTGGTGATTCTGCAGAAGAGCGTCCATGGTGTAGGCAGCTCCACAAATGTCACAGCCATACATTGGTTCAGAGGTATCAATATCATCTTCACTGCCATCATGACTATTATGAGTTTCTTGATTGTTTGTCAACAACGTCTGAAGTTCCACTTCTTCTTTCTGAACTTGCTCAGGTGCTCCATTAGTTCCACAGTTTTGTGTCTTGGCTTCAAACACGCAATGTTTTTCCCGCAAGTGTTTTTCCAATAAAATGATGGCATGAAAAGCTTTGCTGCAAAATTTGCAATTATATTTCTTGCTGTGGGTTGTGATGTGGCACTGTAACTCCACCTCGGTGCCAAAAGATTCTCCACAGAAGATGCACTTGTGGATCTTTCCCTGGTTCTCCAAGTGATTGTGCTTCACATGGAGCTGTAAGTCGGTTTCTGTGCGGAAGTCCCAATTACAGGAAGTGCAGCGATACACTTTCTTTTCATTGCTGTGTTTCACAGCCAGGTGAAGCTGAATGGAAACTTTGGAGTCAAACACTTCCTGGCACAGGGTACAACGGAAGAAGACAAACGTATGCATGTCTAGCAAGTGCTTCTGCAAGTCATCTACTGAAGTAAACTGTTTGTCGCAACTTTCACAAATATAATATGTAGACGTTATCATAAAGTGAATAGTAACATGCTTCAGAAGAGATTCTTGGTTTGGAAAATCCTTGTTGCACTGAGGGCACGTCAGTTTTGGCAGAACAGTATCAAGATGAGTTTTTAAGTGAGTTTGAAAACCATCGAGGGATGAATACTTGGCACCACACTGATTGCAGATGTACTCGCCTGCAGGTCTTGAAGGAGTGCCACCAATGGACTGCATCATCTTTAAAGAGGATTGATCCAAAGAAACAGGAGATAAGGGACTCAGAGCTCTAGATTTCTTTCCGTTATGAATGTAATTTAATGCCAGCGGAATATTCTTGTGATTTTCTTTAATATGCTTGTTTAATTTAAGAACACTATTGAAGATAGGAGAATTGGTGCAGTATGAGCAGGAGTATACTTCAACTACAGACTCTTTAGGGGTACCTAACACTGGAGAGCCAAAACGAGAGCTGCTGAGGTCACAATGGACTTGACGAATGTGCTCCTCTAATGAGGTGTCTGTGAGAAATCCCATGTAGCAATGGGGACAAAAGAATGCATTACTGTCTTTTGCAACCGGATTTGCAAACCCATGCGAACTTCTAATGTGCTCCTGGAGCATGTTAAGGTCATTGAATATTTCAGCGCAAAAGTTGCACTGATACACCATGGCAGGCATAGTAGAAACTATTAGTGCTGAATCCTGAGCTTCATGTACCTGTTTAAGATGTTCATTTAGATTGTAGAGTGAAGGTAAGACTTCTAAGCAGTACTGACAGATGTGAGCCTGTTCTGGTTTATCTAAATGCATAGTTTTAAGATGTATCTGGAGAACAGCCAGGCTGGAAAATAACTGTTTGCTGCAGTAGATACAGCTATATGTAACTTTTGCTTGTTTGCTTGAAGGGGCATTGATATCACTGGTTTGTTGTGAAGCCCTTTTCCGACCACGACTTTTAGTTAGTGGTGGAGCAACATCTACCATTGTAGAGCTGTCCACAGAAAGGTTTGAATCGGGGGTGGTGCTAGATACGGATGTATAGCCTACAGTAACTAAGGAGGGACTGTTGCTTGGATTACAGGATTCTGGATGCTGATGACTGTCCATATGGCTGTAGAGCTCCTCAATGCTGTGGAAATTCTCAGAACAAATGTTACAATTGTTCTTCTTCTCATTGCTGTGCATTTGCTCCATGTGATTCAAAAGGGAGGTTTCTTCAACAAAAAGTTCATGGCAATACATACATTGGATAGCAGCTCTGTCATCATTTGGAGAACATTCAGGGTGACATTCAGCTATGTGTTTCTGAAGATCCTCAGGAAAATCAAACCCTTCCTCGCATTGGCTGCATTTCTGTGTGTCCTTCATTTTCCAATCCTCCATTCTAGCCCCAGACTGTGAACAATCTTTATTTCTCTCATGAACCTGCATATGACCATGCAAAGAACTTGACGACAGGAACCCCCGTCTACAAATGGCACATTTATATGGCTTGTTGGAGGTATGAGTCTTTAGATGAATTTTAAGATGATCACTTCTGGAAAATGCTGCATCACACTCACTGCAGTGGTATTTTTTATCTCCAGTATGTAGTTTTATATGACGGTCCCGACTTCTTTTGTGCTTAAACAATCTACTACAATATGTACACTTGAAAGGGAGCTTGTCACTGTGACTCTGTTCATGATGTTTTAAATAGCTGAGGCGACTGAATGATTTGTCACAAAACTGGCAGGGATAGGGCAATCCTGGAATACCCTCCTCTTCACCAAAATCACAACCCTCTCCGTGGCAAGGAGACGTCTGGTCTTTACTAGACGGTGATGATGCTGGCCAAGAGCAAGATGGATCATCTTCTATATCTGCACCATCTGAAAGATACAAAATGATTGGGTCAGAAATCTGTATAGGAAGAAGGGTGCAACAAGAATTAACTTCAAAAACTTTAACAGTTAGTAATAGCCAAtagataaaattaataaaaaataaataaataaaaaataaattactgtatGAAGCTGCACTACTACaaactataaaaaatattttcttaaggtGCGCTCTCTCCCGAGGGCTGCTCTGTACCTTCGCTTTTCCTGGGGCTTCTCTGTTTCCAGGAGGGAAGGGGCGAGCTTGGTTGCCAGAGATGGTGAGCATTATTGATGTTCCCACTCCGAGTCAGCTAACCCCTTGAGAAATGGCTTCAGGTAGGGGGCTGCTATATGCACACATTTTTCCTGGGGCTCCAGCAAGCGGGAGGGGTACCTTAGAATATTTCGATAGGTAGTTGTGCAGCCTTAAAGAACTCTTAAGTtcgttgagaaaaaaaaaaagagccctaGGGGAAAATGTATTAACCTACGATTTTTCAAATCATTATTATTCGGCAAGTTTGCAGTGAAATTTAAACTTAAATGGCTTTAAATGCATTTCCGTTTTAaaggcattgccgttttaaattttcactgcaaattcGGCGAACAGCGGCAAGATGAAATAAATTggcagttaatacatttaccccctaaaatCCACATATATTATAGTTATCAGATCCACATCACTGGCCCATTTGGCTAATAAATTATTGatatatacatgtttttattaGTACAGATATAACCTTTGTATAGCAGAATGTTCATATTTAGGAATTCTAATAAGCAGCAGCTATTCCATAGAGCAGTATTTAAGGTAAAGTTCAGCATGCATGAATGTGCATTGTGTTCAAGTTCAAGAGGTTCCTCGCCATTTCTTCCTTTCTGCAAAAACATTACCATGTTGAACTTCCTTAGGAAAATAGGAATTGTACTTTTAAGTGACACAGACAAAGCAACAAACCGGAAAAAGGAAAATTGATAAACTCTTATGGATAAAACTTGAAGATTTATTAGCAACACTAAAGTTAAACAATGATGCTGGCCAGTTGACATGACTGTTCTATGTAcaacatgtagtgtgtatgatatGGATAGTGCAGAGACACAGACAATGGCAACATTATTTAGATCATTTACAATTAAGTACAATTACATAATGTCAAATAAATATTCTGAATGCAATCTAGATATTTCAGagcacttttttttgtttacccAGTAAATCTGCTGCTAGTTCTAAGCCACTTAGCCACTGGCATGAAACATCATACCAGTGTTTACACACTAGTAAAATCATTTAAACTGTTATGGAAATGGAACATATTGTTTTCAATGACCCGATACACACTTACACCCAGGAGCAGGAGTGATATTTCATGGATTTTGCCTGCTCTATTATCTGTGTGTGTCCTTCATTGATTCCCCCACTCACACGTGACCACTACATGccaaaatacaatatattctATACCCTCTTTTCTCTAGCTAGGAGGGGGCATCTAATGTGACAGTGAATTAACCAGGGCAGGAGTATGCACCAGAAGTTGGAATAGGAAGGAAATGGGGTAGGAGGGAAAAGAGGTATAAAAGAGTGGTGAGAGCAAAAGATGAACACATGGCATGGTAGAAAAGGGGAAATTAGGTCTTTTAAAATCAGTCTTATATTAGTTGCTATACTGCTATTCCTATGTTGACTTTAACCCAGCTAGGTAAgaccccgccccccctccccccaccgggggtaaatgtattatgctgcagATTTTGCAAGTCACCGATATTCTGCGACTTTGCGGGGCAAATGTAAAACAGCCGTCTTAAATTTTAACTGCAAAGACACTGAATTTCAGTGACTTGCAAAAAccgcagcataatacatttaccccctgcaatGTTACCTGAAAATTAAAATTGACAAATTCTAATTATagcaattacatatatatttatgtatatgttaggCAAGTTATGATGGGGACTAGACAAAGTGaaattttatttactattttttccCTTCATTTCAGTGTAAAGTTGATCTACCAGTGCAGTCTGGGTCCACCAGCTGATAGGTCAGCCGTTGTTTGGAAGTAACTGTCCCTAGCTGCAGCACTAGAATCTGAGGCAGACATTGACAGCAATACTATGTATATGGGGTTGTGTGATACAGTGTGCGGGTTTAAATGAAAGCTAAGAGGAGAAAAGTTCATGGCTGggcaccatagcaaaatttgggaaaAGGCCCAGTGATGCACGGATCAGGACATGCTCAGAAGAGATCTCTCAGACCAGATTGGGGGAATCGAAGGGATCTGGGGTCTGGAAGAGTTATCAGATATTGCTGGGCACCCCTCACCTCCGGGCCTTGTAGTGGCCCCGCATCTTGCATCACAAGTAGTTCTGCCTTTCTGTGTATTACTTGGCTTTCCCCCTTTGGACATACATGGTACCAATGACAGGCAGGAAGATGTTAAGCTTATAATGGAATCCAGGAAACCAATGCAAAACTGAACCATCAAATATCTAATTTGTGCTCATATAGTCATCACATTTCATCTAATGGTCATAAACCCGATTTATAGAAATATGCCTGTTCTAAGGGTGTTCAAATATGAACAACCTTTCTGTGTCAGCCTGAGAAGATTTGCTTGTGATTGGACAGCTTTTCTTCTACATTTGAATACAGGagcaaagaaataaataaatcagaggACCTGTGCTGTATAATCTATGGACAAGGCAGTTCATCCAATTTGTTAACAGATCTAAAATATGTCCAAGTAGGGAGAAACCCTAACAATGTATTAGCATGTTTTGACTTGTGGCCAGCCTCATCTTTGCAGAGattattttctttccaaaatGAGAGTCTGGGTAGGTATAAACACAACCTAAGTGTACGTTCCTTTAAGGTACaaagtttttactaaaatcttaACCCCTTTACTTATCCGCAGGAAACAGATGAGGATTCATTCCTTTCCTGCATCAAGAAACTGATGACAACACCATCTCACTATCAATGCCAGATGGCAGCCTCCTAACTCTGTAAAAACAACCAAACGCCACTCCTGGAAGCATGCCCGTTACAACAATTCCTTTTATTACAAGCTGGAAATGGCAGGATTTGGGGGGATTTATTAATGCTCTCACACAAAAAGTTATATGAAGGGGGCTCTTCACCATGTGTAATCCAAAGTAACCAAACACATTGCTGTAACCAACTGCTGTCAGGAAACTGGAAGAAATATgtggaaataaaattaaaatgctcTTATTCAttctgcaaaatatataaaattagacAAAGCAGAACCGTTATTTAGTCATATAAAACTGTTACCTAATAACAGCACTGCGTTAATCACtaattataaataaagtttacaaagcttaaaaaaaaaaaatatatatatatatatatttttaagcttCGTTCAGCATTAATGTATCTAAAAAAAGAACATTGTTTTATCTTCTACCCATTTCATAGTTGCCACCGTCTTGAATATCTCTAGTTAGGTTTAACCTTTACCCACTTTCTTTCCAGGAAACTGTGAGATGTCGATGTGTATGTGACCAATTGCCCTCTATACAAATTTGGTTACCAAAGCAGTAGTGTAGACTGCCAATTAGACCATAAATAactttcctgcatttttattcacAGCCCAAATGTAAAAAATGGGTAAGTACAAGTATGACGGCTTTCCTTCTATCGCCATCAGTAGCAGAGACTTAATTAAAGGCTTTATATAATTAAATCAAGCTTTCCTTTGAATCAGTATGGTCAAAATCAATATTGaaatttttcttttacaattaTGTTGTATAACAAATCTGTGCGCGAGCCATATGGACGCCCAGCAACATTGTATGTAAATAGCGGTGAAACAAGATGTTATATCACCCcgataagcagcaatagaaaatataTGTTTTCACAACTGGATCATATATGCATCCCTTTATTCTAACTTGGACAGGGTCTAAAGGATGACAGCTTTGACACACTACATATCAATAATGTATAAATAGTTCTGTCACTTCTTCTGTAAGTGTGAGATAGAGCCATATTTGCCACCATTTTTAATTGCTACAATCATAGAAAATGAACACCATGAGAACAGCATATTATGCTAAAATTAAACTTGAGTCTCAAGTAAACTTTATCCACAAAATCCATTTTCTCAAACTAGCTGAACCATAGGTGACAGTCAACATTCACCTGATACTTAGTCTCATGACTAACCCGCATGTATATTATTCTTGCTTCCTATATGGGCAATGCCCAAAAGAAGCAGGAGCAAAATGATGTGTCAGGTTGCAGCTGATTGGACAACGATGAGTCTTTCTGTGGACTGTCCAATCAGCTGAGATGTAGCACACAGCATCAATCTTACCCACTTAGAACCTCCTCCAGAGAACAAATAGTAGGTTTGGGGGAAGGGGTGGGGGTGAACATAATTTTGTCATAGGCACATTTAAATGTAAATCAGCTACCTGAATTTTCCTTTGTCTACTGGACCCTTATGGCACAGCATCATTTATGGTTTAACATTAGT harbors:
- the ZNF521 gene encoding zinc finger protein 521 isoform X1; translated protein: MSRRKQAKPRSLKDPNCKLDDKSEDGEATDCKKRQEEGEELEEEAAHSCDSCLQVFESLSDITEHKISQCQLTDGADIEDDPSCSWPASSPSSKDQTSPCHGEGCDFGEEEGIPGLPYPCQFCDKSFSRLSYLKHHEQSHSDKLPFKCTYCSRLFKHKRSRDRHIKLHTGDKKYHCSECDAAFSRSDHLKIHLKTHTSNKPYKCAICRRGFLSSSSLHGHMQVHERNKDCSQSGARMEDWKMKDTQKCSQCEEGFDFPEDLQKHIAECHPECSPNDDRAAIQCMYCHELFVEETSLLNHMEQMHSNEKKNNCNICSENFHSIEELYSHMDSHQHPESCNPSNSPSLVTVGYTSVSSTTPDSNLSVDSSTMVDVAPPLTKSRGRKRASQQTSDINAPSSKQAKVTYSCIYCSKQLFSSLAVLQIHLKTMHLDKPEQAHICQYCLEVLPSLYNLNEHLKQVHEAQDSALIVSTMPAMVYQCNFCAEIFNDLNMLQEHIRSSHGFANPVAKDSNAFFCPHCYMGFLTDTSLEEHIRQVHCDLSSSRFGSPVLGTPKESVVEVYSCSYCTNSPIFNSVLKLNKHIKENHKNIPLALNYIHNGKKSRALSPLSPVSLDQSSLKMMQSIGGTPSRPAGEYICNQCGAKYSSLDGFQTHLKTHLDTVLPKLTCPQCNKDFPNQESLLKHVTIHFMITSTYYICESCDKQFTSVDDLQKHLLDMHTFVFFRCTLCQEVFDSKVSIQLHLAVKHSNEKKVYRCTSCNWDFRTETDLQLHVKHNHLENQGKIHKCIFCGESFGTEVELQCHITTHSKKYNCKFCSKAFHAIILLEKHLREKHCVFEAKTQNCGTNGAPEQVQKEEVELQTLLTNNQETHNSHDGSEDDIDTSEPMYGCDICGAAYTMDALLQNHQLRDHNIRPGDSAIVKKKAELIKGNYKCNVCSRTFFSESGLREHMQTHLGPVKHYMCPICGERFPSLLTLTEHKVTHSKSLDTGNCRICKLPLHSEEDFLEHCQLHPDLRNSLTGFRCVVCMQTVTSTLELKIHGTFHMQKTGNGSAIQSTGRAQNLQKLFKCASCLKEFRSKQDLVKLDINGLPYGLCAICVNLSKSASPTANMVLSTSRPILGQTDSLPCVEGKNKASMMKTRCSSCNVKFESENELQNHIQTIHRELASENSTTQLKTPQVSPMPRISPSQSDEKKTYQCIKCQMVFYNEWDIQVHVANHMIVEKLVLSKHFMTGNTNTESCASSTMAVPTDEGLNHECKLCSQSFDSPAKLQCHLIEHSFEGMGGTFKCPVCFTVFVQANKLQQHIFSAHGQEDKIYDCTQCPQKFFFQTELQNHTMTQHSS
- the ZNF521 gene encoding zinc finger protein 521 isoform X5, producing the protein MSRRKQAKPRSLKDPNCKLDDKSEDGEATDCKKRQEEGEELEEEAAHSCDSCLQVFESLSDITEHKISQCQLTDGADIEDDPSCSWPASSPSSKDQTSPCHGEGCDFGEEEGIPGLPYPCQFCDKSFSRLSYLKHHEQSHSDKLPFKCTYCSRLFKHKRSRDRHIKLHTGDKKYHCSECDAAFSRSDHLKIHLKTHTSNKPYKCAICRRGFLSSSSLHGHMQVHERNKDCSQSGARMEDWKMKDTQKCSQCEEGFDFPEDLQKHIAECHPECSPNDDRAAIQCMYCHELFVEETSLLNHMEQMHSNEKKNNCNICSENFHSIEELYSHMDSHQHPESCNPSNSPSLVTVGYTSVSSTTPDSNLSVDSSTMVDVAPPLTKSRGRKRASQQTSDINAPSSKQAKVTYSCIYCSKQLFSSLAVLQIHLKTMHLDKPEQAHICQYCLEVLPSLYNLNEHLKQVHEAQDSALIVSTMPAMVYQCNFCAEIFNDLNMLQEHIRSSHGFANPVAKDSNAFFCPHCYMGFLTDTSLEEHIRQVHCDLSSSRFGSPVLGTPKESVVEVYSCSYCTNSPIFNSVLKLNKHIKENHKNIPLALNYIHNGKKSRALSPLSPVSLDQSSLKMMQSIGGTPSRPAGEYICNQCGAKYSSLDGFQTHLKTHLDTVLPKLTCPQCNKDFPNQESLLKHVTIHFMITSTYYICESCDKQFTSVDDLQKHLLDMHTFVFFRCTLCQEVFDSKVSIQLHLAVKHSNEKKVYRCTSCNWDFRTETDLQLHVKHNHLENQGKIHKCIFCGESFGTEVELQCHITTHSKKYNCKFCSKAFHAIILLEKHLREKHCVFEAKTQNCGTNGAPEQVQKEEVELQTLLTNNQETHNSHDGSEDDIDTSEPMYGCDICGAAYTMDALLQNHQLRDHNIRPGDSAIVKKKAELIKGNYKCNVCSRTFFSESGLREHMQTHLGPVKHYMCPICGERFPSLLTLTEHKVTHSKSLDTGNCRICKLPLHSEEDFLEHCQLHPDLRNSLTGFRCVVCMQTVTSTLELKIHGTFHMQKTGNGSAIQSTGRAQNLQKLFKCASCLKEFRSKQDLVKLDINGLPYGLCAICVNLSKSASPTANMVLSTSRPILGQTDSLPCVEGKNKASMMKTRCSSCNVKFESENELQNHIQTIHRELASENSTTQLKTPQVSPMPRISPSQSDEKTYQCIKCQMVFYNEWDIQVHVANHMIDEGLNHECKLCSQSFDSPAKLQCHLIEHSFEGMGGTFKCPVCFTVFVQANKLQQHIFSAHGQEDKIYDCTQCPQKFFFQTELQNHTMTQHSS
- the ZNF521 gene encoding zinc finger protein 521 isoform X6; amino-acid sequence: MQVHERNKDCSQSGARMEDWKMKDTQKCSQCEEGFDFPEDLQKHIAECHPECSPNDDRAAIQCMYCHELFVEETSLLNHMEQMHSNEKKNNCNICSENFHSIEELYSHMDSHQHPESCNPSNSPSLVTVGYTSVSSTTPDSNLSVDSSTMVDVAPPLTKSRGRKRASQQTSDINAPSSKQAKVTYSCIYCSKQLFSSLAVLQIHLKTMHLDKPEQAHICQYCLEVLPSLYNLNEHLKQVHEAQDSALIVSTMPAMVYQCNFCAEIFNDLNMLQEHIRSSHGFANPVAKDSNAFFCPHCYMGFLTDTSLEEHIRQVHCDLSSSRFGSPVLGTPKESVVEVYSCSYCTNSPIFNSVLKLNKHIKENHKNIPLALNYIHNGKKSRALSPLSPVSLDQSSLKMMQSIGGTPSRPAGEYICNQCGAKYSSLDGFQTHLKTHLDTVLPKLTCPQCNKDFPNQESLLKHVTIHFMITSTYYICESCDKQFTSVDDLQKHLLDMHTFVFFRCTLCQEVFDSKVSIQLHLAVKHSNEKKVYRCTSCNWDFRTETDLQLHVKHNHLENQGKIHKCIFCGESFGTEVELQCHITTHSKKYNCKFCSKAFHAIILLEKHLREKHCVFEAKTQNCGTNGAPEQVQKEEVELQTLLTNNQETHNSHDGSEDDIDTSEPMYGCDICGAAYTMDALLQNHQLRDHNIRPGDSAIVKKKAELIKGNYKCNVCSRTFFSESGLREHMQTHLGPVKHYMCPICGERFPSLLTLTEHKVTHSKSLDTGNCRICKLPLHSEEDFLEHCQLHPDLRNSLTGFRCVVCMQTVTSTLELKIHGTFHMQKTGNGSAIQSTGRAQNLQKLFKCASCLKEFRSKQDLVKLDINGLPYGLCAICVNLSKSASPTANMVLSTSRPILGQTDSLPCVEGKNKASMMKTRCSSCNVKFESENELQNHIQTIHRELASENSTTQLKTPQVSPMPRISPSQSDEKKTYQCIKCQMVFYNEWDIQVHVANHMIVEKLVLSKHFMTGNTNTESCASSTMAVPTDEGLNHECKLCSQSFDSPAKLQCHLIEHSFEGMGGTFKCPVCFTVFVQANKLQQHIFSAHGQEDKIYDCTQCPQKFFFQTELQNHTMTQHSS